tctgttgagccatatgtgcttgtcggccatcgtgccgttgttttttgtaggttttggaaacctcaccgtgcaggggaggttctgccgaatttttttgtaaataacagtattttgttccatttttgtagagaagagcccgtcagagttgagtcagagttctcgccaccgtgtcggtctacctgcaccgcgtcgtctcgccactgcaccaacccgccacagccccgctagcctgactccgtcgccaccctaggtataacccctctttttgtatcattgtcgtagatcgcgtaacctagttaggcgtctcctgttcgaaagagatacggttggaggtatatagatctttgcatatctatgaccgtatctatttcggattgtccacgctttttggacagcccgcggatgcgtagatgggttagtttccatgttctgctctagtccgagacagagtttcggcatcacctccctattgttctccggatacacactcttctttggcaggatgtgtatctggagaacagcggggaggtgctgccgaaattctatctcggataggagtagagcatggaaactaacctcatctacacatctgcgggtgggattaggacctatcctcacctattagatagtaggaacaccatgtagatgcaattgatggttacattactcgccgatacatatgttaggggatggatgaccgtcggtggatgtacacgggctggagaagtcagagtgattacaccacggaatggatgaacaagaccgatgctttcttgaacagtgcatttggcaacgctgctaaaggacattgcctagttttgtgtccctgtagcaaatgtggaaacaggagaagggtaaacaaggtggaaatgggtaaacatcttgtgaagaatggatttacgccggactacacccggtgggtccaccatggtgaagcccatcgtatgagagaggaggtggtgagaccacgggtggaggtttttgatgctgatgcgggggtagcagacatgttagatgactttcaccaaggacagttcgatgagggacgtgagaaggaggagatggaagcagccgcacaggcgttctatgaTATGATGGAGCCCACGCTGCCCGGCCACCGTGCTGCCCGCGCGCCCACAAGcccggccgcccgcgccgccTTGCCCTCGCTGCCCACGCGCCCAGCCGCCCCGCGCGCCGTGCCCTCGGCCGGCCCTGCCCCTGGCCAGCGCCGCCCGCTGCCTTCGCGCCCTGCCGccggccgcgccgtgcccccgACCGGCCCTTcccccagccgcgccgcccgctgccTGCGCGCCAGGCTGCGCCATGCCCCCGGCTGGCCCTTCCCCCGGCCGCGCTGCCCTGACCCCGGCCGGCCCTGCGCCCCGGCCGCGCCTTTTTTCCAGCCTTGCCCTGCCCCCAGCCGCGCCCCGTGGACCACCCGCCCCGACGTCATCCGTGCTCGACCCCGTCCCCGACTCCGCCcgatcccgacgccgcccgcccctaccccgtcgcccgtcaggtttgccttctcacttattattgtcgaggtagtggtagttgtagtagtattagttgtactagtggtagtattagtacaactagtggtagtattagttgtagaattagtggtagtagtagtagaagtagtggtagtagtaggtagtagttgtagcaatagtggtagtagtagaagaaccaatggtactagtagtagcaatagtgaaagtagtagtacaagtagtggtactacttggatatattcttctgcatggattgatatccaaactacatggcttctgttgagccatatgtgcttgtcggccatcgtgccgttgttttttgcaggttttggaaacctcaccgtgcaggggaggttctgccgaatttttttgtaaataacagtattttgttccatttttgtagagaagagcccgtcagagTTGAGTCGGAGTTCTCGCCACCATGTCGGTCTACCTGCACcgcgtcgtctcgccactgcaccgacccgccacggccccgctagcctgactccatcgccaccctaggtataacccctcttttcgtatcattgtcgtagatcgcgtaacctagttaggcgtctcccattcgaaagagatacggttggaggtatgtagatctttgcatatctatgaccgtatctatttcggattgtccacgctttttggacagcccgcggatgcgtagatgggttagtttccatgttctgctctagtccgagacagagtttcggcatcacctccctgttgttctctggatacacactcttctttggcaggacgtgtatctggagaacagcggggaggtgctgccgaaattctgtctcggataggagtagagcatggaaactaacctcatctacacatctgcgggtgggattaggacctatcctcacctattagacagtaggaacaccatgtagatgcaattgatggttacattactcgccgatacatatgttagaggatggatgaccgtcagtggatgtacacgggctggagaagtcagagtgattacaccacggaattgatgaacaagaccgatgctttcttgaatagtgcatttggcaacgctgctaaaggacattgcctagttttgtgtccctacagcaaatgtggaaacaggagaagggtaaacaaggtggaaatgggtaaacatcttgtgaagaatggatttatgttggactacacccggtgggtccaccatggtgaagcccatcgtatgagagaggaggtggtgagaccacgggtggaggcttttgatgctgatgccggggtagcagacatgttagatgactttcaccaaggatagttcgatgagggacgtgagaaggaggagatggaagcagctgcacaggcgttctacgatatgatggactcggcacagaaaccccttcatgatcggtcaacggtgtctcaactggatgccattggacgcttaatggggttgaagtccaagttaaacttaagtcgacctggcttcgataagatgttggccgtgattggcaccttgcTTCCAGAGGGCCACATTTAGccgaagagcatgtacgagtcacagaaactccttcgagcacttaagatgccgtatgagcagatacatgcttgtccgaaagggtgcctcctatttaggaaagaacacgagcatgcaaagttctgtccaaagtgtaaatcctccaggtacctggaggtagactctgatgatggccagaagaggcaacttacgatccccatgaaaatcctacggtaccttccgttcctaccgaggatccaacggctatacatgaccgaggaatccatgaaatagatgacatggcacaaaaatggcaaacggtacaatcctgacaagatggtacatccatctaatggtgaagcttggatccgctttaatgacaaacatcatgacaaagcagatgaggctcgtaatgtacgtgtcgcgttggcaacagatgggttcaatccttatggaatgatggctgccccatacacatgttggcccgtctttgttatcccccttaatctccccccctgtgtctcctttcaacgacataacgtattcttgtcgttgataattcctggacacccagggagtaatatgggtgtgttcatggagcccgtgtttgatgaattggtccgtgcttgggacgaaggggtatggacatacgatcgagctacaaagacaaccttcaaaatgcgcgtttggtaccactactccctgcatgacttcctagcgtatgggatattctgcgcctggtgtgttcacgggaagttcccatgtccaatatgcaaggaaggtgtgaggtttatttggttgcagaagggtgacaagtattcgtcgtttgatagacatcgtcaattcctacctcttgaccatccatttagacaagacatcaagaactttacgaaaggcgtcaaagtgacaaaccctgcaccgcggatgatgaatggtgtcgaggttcatgctcagataggtgctctcgtgcccaatgaagaaggtggttttgtgggatatggtgagcagcatatgtggactcatatctcaggCATgtcgaggctcccctatttcgatgaccttcttctaccacataacattgatgcaatgcacactgaaaagaatgtcgccgaggcactttgggcaacactcatggacactaaaaagtctaaggacaacccaaaggctagagtagacctagcaacgttgtgcgatagaccaaatcaagagatgcaacctcctagtcgtggcaagacctggagaaggactaaggctgatttcgtcttgaaaaaggaccaaaggagggaagtacttgaatggatcaagaagctaatgttccctgatgggtatgcagtgaatctaaagaggggagttaacttaggcactctgcgagtcaacgggatgaagagtcaagactaccacatatggattgagcggcttcttccggcgatggttcgaggctatgtctcggagcatgtctggcaagtgctggcagagttgagctacttattccgctagctttgtgccaaggagctctctcggaccgtcattgatgacttggaaaaagcggcacccgtgttgctctgtaagttagagaagatctttccatccccctgcttcttgtcgatgcagcatttgattgtgcacctcccgtatgaggcacggatggggggcccatgcagaaccgttggtgctatccaatcgagagatgtctgacgAGGAGTTGGTTTggcagacggaggaggaggaggaggtggaggaggaggaggaggaggagggggggaggcggcaggcacgggttccgcttcctccaactcctcttcgagtgtctacttgcgaggtcccgtgagcctcccataggttccgcttcctcaccaatgcccagtgattcaccccgaaggacaaaagtaagtaactgtatatgttatcaccactacttcatataatatgatgaaaaaaactaataatttttcttaattacttgtgcaggaactgggtggttgtgtcgggtggtagcgcacggctagtcaacgacatcctgggtcttctgtgcaggcagcacttccccggcattgtcacgtacgcatcgaagacggagccggcctactcgtttgaccactacgtcgtcgcctccgatgcggagtaccccaacaaggcggcgcgggtgaaggcagagttttgggtaagtctcccttgcacaacattgctcaatacgtcgcattcattagacttttcttgaaataatgaatcaatacatcgcttttgtatgcagacttattacagatgcgaggagggatttgaggccagggcggagcaggcgactaccaaagcctgtaaaaaactcgtcaccgacatgcatcacgaggtgcgcatctaggccatcgtaacctactacaggtcgaagcttggagagaggaaaaccaaaaaagacgcaagagagatgcagctgacccgggagcagtaccttgaggtaaatgaagaacatcaatattcattcgatttgagattaagttggtttaatttgatcttcttatatgtccaatacttgatgatgtgtaggtgattccctggtggtgccaagcgtatcccgagtgctgggcgatgatgatggacaggtggttcacggaggagtacctcaagatgcacagggatgcccaggaccgtcgtttactgatgcaaggtccagcacaccatcaaggtagccgcaacctcaccggatacaaacaagcatgggtacgcgaattgatttTTCTATTGTCATgctcagttctgtctgatttctaatcatcgtgttgtctttctcgcagttggcgtcacatagtggccaggcttgctcggacttctaggcatggtgtatagcccacaagggtaaggcgacgtccaatgtctccttcaacctagaggacccgcccgaggcatacacgaacccgagcgtccactcccgcatcagtgagtacactgaggtggcgaggtcgctccatggggcagACCATGATCTAAGCACCcaagacttcgatggagaggccgtcatgagggtggggcaaggcaagaagcatggacggttctggcttggcgacaacgtcatcgacacggcctctactccctctctctcccagatctgagcacggagcacgagcgagagcccggccattcgcacacggccgaccactgcacagcaccgggtcgacgcactcgaggttattcctgttttactcatcatacattgatctttacacaccttaattagctttgcattactgaaacattggagtgaaatattgcaggcccggctggaacaagaaatgaaggaacgtcagggGCTGGGGAcccagttggaggccgagcgggccgagcggcaggcccaagcgcagaggctgatggacattacggatttcctacaagggcttgggcaacgtatgggcttgtctctgccacctgggctgttggttccacctccgcctccgcgtcctgcagctgcagctactcctgtgagtatcaaagttttttactttcacttgtgctttgcttgtatggcctctatcgtcctagattagctatcaaaataatcttgtctcacatgcaatcttttctcctttgtgcagtctccatctgacggtggttcgaataatccacctcatgcacctacgaatgatgcatctaggccttcaccacagtcgcagtggccgagatgagtgcatgttgtattttttacatttgttgttcacttggtgatggacttgtgatgcacttgtggactttgatggacttgtaaacttatttggatggacttgagcacttattattatatattgtgatggatgtgatatgggcggatggatgtgtggatggatgagatatatatgcgatggatgagatatatatgcgatggatgagatatatatgtgatggatgagatatatatgtgatatatgtttgtatgaatgtatttgtcatgatggaatgcaaaaaaaaatttgccattttgggtcactttgccgagtgttgcacttggcaaaggacccctttgccgagcgcaatggtcacaacgctcggcaaagctggcaaaatggACGACCAAAAAccagattttccagctttgccgagtgctgtgactataacactcggcaaagaaattaaaaaaaaatttaaactttgccgagtgcctgccgtgttggcactcggcaaagagttttttttttaaaaaaataaaaaatctttgccgagtgcctagagtggtggcactcggcaaagaaaattttcaaaaaaaaataaaagcgctttgccgagtgccttccgggttggcgctcggcaaagaatttttttaaaaaaataaaaaatctttgccgagtgcctggaagtttggcgctcggcaaagaaaattttcaaaaaaaattaaaagctctttgccgagtgcctcacgggttggcactcggcaaagaaattttttaaaaaaaattaaaaaaatctttgccgagtgcctgcagggttgacaatcggcaaagtgactgtcaacgggaccggcgccgtgacggtcacttttctttgccgagtgtttccggggcactcggcaaagcctttgtcgagtgcccgataaaatacactcggcaaagagtgctttgccgatcaattttttgccgtgtgctttgccgagtgccgcactcggcaaaggctttgccgagtgcaatatagcctcaggcactcggcaaagaacctgaatcctgTAGTGATATGTGACAAGTCTACAAATGTTTAGGACAGAGAGGCATTGGGTAAAGTTTTATTCTGGGTTTCAGGAGGAGCACCACAAGCAGTAATGTGACATACGGCGCTCGGTAATTCTGTAGTGGCAATGGGCAATTCTGCAGTGGCAATGCAAGTGAATTCTGCAGTGGCAATGTGCAAGTTAGAGGTGCACGAGGACGCCTCTCCTTAAAATCCAGTGTTGTTACCGCTGATGGACAAGGTAGAGGTGCATCGATGTTTCCGTTAGAATGTTACACCGGGTTTGTTTCACGTCTCACTTGAGTTGATAGTAACCACTCTTGAGTACCAGCTAATGTCAGTGTCTTTTCTTTTTGCACTTCGGTGCTTTTAACTATGAATATCCTAtgctatttttattttattttataaacaGGCATTTCACTGACAAGGTGGTATTATATGTTTATCAATCCTACTTCCTAGCTTTACAAGTAGAAAAAGTTTTCCTTGTAATGTCTCATTTTAATGGTTGGGTCAATGAAAACACCCTTAAATTCCAACAACCTTGACTTTGAttagtttatttttatttttgaattGTGTTTTTACTTTCAACAAGAGGCACTGTGTGATAAGTGATTTTGTCTTGTTCTCACTTANNNNNNNNNNNNNNNNNNNNNNNNNNNNNNNNNNNNNNNNNNNNNNNNNNNNNNNNNNNNNNNNNNNNNNNNNNNNNNNNNNNNNNNNNNNNNNNNNNNNctattgtttgcttcgtgtataattgcatggatgcttgtgtggtgctttatgatcatgtccagtcggtgagatttgagttggtgatataaaagaagttggtgatacaattcaatagaagaaggatctaagtttaaggcaagtatagcatgggatcatccttgtttcctatcaactttaatacatttaattcatattgcttgTGTCACATTGATatggattccctagaattgaacgtataccttgtctcctatgggatatgcattgggtagtatgatgctagtgctcaattaaagaccatgatcttgtaacttgactaatgatatatgcaataaacactaaaagctgctttttagcaacatggaaccagggggctagagcattgggctattttatggtgctctagatttctctccctaaggacttatctgcaagtaatcatctgggacttacagtacagctgtgagagctacatggctctagctttagctcagtatgaggatcttttctagcttttttgtggttatctttattggcgtaagaatggcttgacgaatcgggtatagtgcggcctctgtccccttgtgtataggctacgcatcattgtgccatcgggaaggggagctctacatctgtttgccgagtgaatctaatggccctaacttgttaagcGAATATTTGAAAGGCTTCgcagtgaaccctgccgaccttcctcggaagtgggtcaagagattagctatctcgggcgaaagggtaaatcacgactcgcagtgaaagtgtacaacctctgcagagtgtaaaactggtatatcagttgtgctcacggtcacgagcgggcttagaacatttacggaatagatgatgaacactgatgattttgatgataaagatgctcactaatgattactgtttatgctattcattattcatgtttacctgatcatgtgtttatatgggctagtgaataaacttgttgccacccaattgctaaaagatgactcattaaaatctaatcgcagttaaccagtgtcagcctattgagcctcatgaaccccatgttatatttgttgagtacgatatgtacttacgcttgctttactttttaaatctttggaaaaaatcccgtatgggtaccagattgctagtctggaggagttaggcttgtgatcaaccagttagttgtccctgtggattggagtcttcacccgaagatcgaagttatctttccgctgtttactgtctaaggttatatcatttatactaagtacgttatatgttgagcattgtcttttgatattacccttatttatagctatatgtgagatttgactttctgggctcacatatggtgcgtatctgattttgttcttaaaactggatgCTACAACATCAATGTAGGCTAGATAATTAATTGGGAAGCTTATGTCCAGATCAATCAAGATTCAAGCCATCGATAAGTTTACTGTCCATTGGAGTAGACTGACATGCCTTGTGTGGAGCCACAAAGTGTTTGGGAGTGGGAGGCACTAGGGGAAATGCAATTCGGGTTTTTGAAAAAGCATGAGGCTTGTGTAAGCCTGGTTGGCAGCGGCCGCTCCATGCAGAAACAAGAGATGGGGATTCGACATTTCCATCCCTTCTGAAACAAGAGATGGGGACTTCCACGTCTGCTAGACATCCAGCATAGGACGGTTGCACGGTTGATTGGTTACTGTAAGCGGCCAATTGGTCAGCGCCGATCCAATCAAAATCCCTGTTTGAAGCGATTAGTGGCTTCGTGCTCATGGACTAAAATTTATGGATGTTGAGCCAGGTGCTTCCCTGCTCTGCGCTTCTTTTATCACCCTCCCTACTAATTACTGTTGGTGCATGTATGGCACTGGAAAAAGTACTGCTTACGTCATCATTTGAATCGGATTTAaaaaggccccgttcggctggctgaaacttggctaaaattggctgaaaaacactgttctggctgaaatgttgtgagagaaaaacactgttccgactgaaaaaagaagccgaacaagccagatTTAAGGTAAGCCGGAGTAGATTGCAAACTTAGTATCCAAATTAAGTTTAGATTGCACCATTATGTTTCTTACAATACATCCTTAAAAGCAAGATTCCACTTGGGTATATTTAGATAAAATTCAATTGAAGATTTTTTTTATGAAGATAGAACATTTTGTTTTATTGATTAAGGCAATGTTCTAGCTAGACAATGTTCtgcttttgcaggacaatgttcCGCTTTCACAATATCCAACATTTAAGAGAACAAAATTGTAGGTTCAGGCAAACATTATGATAATATCCATGTCTAGTTGTACAAAGAAAGGGCGTCTCATGGAAACTATTGAAACAAACCATCAAATATCATATGCATAGTACACGAACAACCTAAAATACTCCATAACATATCTTATGGGTACTATGTGAACAAACAAAAATCTCACAAGACCTAAAATACTCCATAACATATCTTATGGGTACCATGTGAAGAATCGAAAATCCCACAGATAATATACCAATATTGCAATATACACCATACAAAaagaaaattataaaaaaatctagataaaaaaaatatggcCTCCTAGAAGAGAAGAGAAATTAAGGTAACCCAACAACAAAGAAActaaaaaataagaaaacaaattGTAACAAAAATGAAAGAAAGGTAAAAAAGGAAACATGAAAAAGGAAATAAATGGAAATAAATAAGCATacgaaaattttaaaaaaaaggaTAAAAGCTTCCAATTGGAAAACAAAGGAAACCAAAAAATAAAAGGGGAAAAAGAGATCAGCACTACCTTTTTTTTAGCAACAGAGATCAGCTAGCACTACCTATAAAGCATGTACGTGACAGTAAAACAAAACAGAACATCAAGCCCAATAGAAGCTATATATCTCGATGGCCCATCGAGAAAACGAAAGCTATTAGCATCGTTCGAAAGTTGCACCATGGACTCCGGCCTCTCATCCAGCCACGTGTCCGTTCCCCATGCGCCTCTTGATCGAACCGTCAGTCCCAAGGCCTCCGGTTCTAGCACTCTCCCGAAAATTCGCGACCGTGTTCATACGAAGCAGATGAATAACGTTTCTGAATTCTGATCGAGCAGTTCAACCAGGACGTGGCCCTTCCGGATCGAGTCCTCAACGTCTCTCCCGCAGCGGGCAAATCGTCGCCGCCGCCTCTCTA
Above is a genomic segment from Miscanthus floridulus cultivar M001 chromosome 3, ASM1932011v1, whole genome shotgun sequence containing:
- the LOC136543357 gene encoding anther-specific proline-rich protein APG-like, translated to MEAAAQAFYDMMEPTLPGHRAARAPTSPAARAALPSLPTRPAAPRAVPSAGPAPGQRRPLPSRPAAGRAVPPTGPSPSRAARCLRARLRHAPGWPFPRPRCPDPGRPCAPAAPFFQPCPAPSRAPWTTRPDVIRARPRPRLRPIPTPPAPTPSPVREEPVRVESEFSPPCRSTCTASSRHCTDPPRPR